A genomic segment from Asterias amurensis chromosome 6, ASM3211899v1 encodes:
- the LOC139938819 gene encoding dynein regulatory complex protein 10-like, whose protein sequence is MASRRSMGDVSGLESDLNNVDAVELDNSEVSFEPPQESHFKTSKEAKHPGKVAAGHGIDLGRKKLTTVESQRVLAVLDESIQRLEVATLLPYLTENLDRYSDVFGTELLTALDGHSHLNKSYTHVYNRLNPKSRASSRFKSSSVSLTGSISSASRLSSIHVSDTYEDRVEIHSAEDEEQLKEYLSVLKKKLSFATRNILRLLSLNPPAVRVIKARWQDRRDDQSNNLIKNMKELRGFMLTRLLTTPLEEKDELDYLSLIDVRERKNAQIIKKLSAELGAAQDFKDTEISRQNEEIRRLKSDLNQIEKLNDDFIRRTKTEAEKQQQVDTKNWAGKQDKLTADLQSLKAQLSASITDHREKELTLRKRKFKIETELENWILKYDTDVGDRQLEFEDADAIYTEEKARLNEIEERFTTLEAEYLLIIEEHDTARKIKEIKLLEFARHDAATKFQRLWKDYRRRKAQALKAKKKKGKKKGADKKK, encoded by the exons ATGGCTTCTCGGAGATCAATGGGTGACGTTTCAGGTTTAGAATCAGACTTGAATAATGTCGACGCTGTCGAACTCGATAACAGTGAAGTATCATTTGAACCTCCCCAAGAAAGtcatttcaaaacctcaaaggAGGCAAAACACCCCGGAAAGGTTGCTGCTGGTCATGGGATAGACCTCGGTCGGAAGAAACTGACCACTGTGGAGTCACAGCGTGTCCTAGCTGTACTAGATGAAAGTATTCAACGGCTTGAAGTGGCCACACTGCTACCATATCTCACAGAGAATCTTGACAGATATAGTGATGTGTTTGGAACTGAACTACTCACAGCTTTAGATGGACATTCCCATCTCAATAAATCTTACACCCATGTGTACAACAGGTTAAACCCCAAGTCAAGAGCATCATCTCGTTTCAAATCATCATCGGTGTCGCTTACGGGAAGTATAAGTAGCGCATCCAGGCTAAGCAGCATTCATGTATCAGATACATATGAAGATAGAGTTGAGATCCACTCAGCTGAAGATGAGGAGCAATTGAAGGAGTATCTTTCCGTCTTAAAGAAAAAGCTGAGTTTCGCGACCCGTAACATCCTCCGTCTTCTCTCATTGAACCCGCCTGCTGTACGTGTAATCAAGGCACGATGGCAGGACCGCAGGGATGATCAGTCTAATAACCTCATCAAGAACATGAAGGAGCTTCGAGGATTCATGCTTACAAGGTTGCTGACCACGCCCCTTGAGGAAAAAGATGAACTAGATTATCTATCTCTCATAGATGTTCGTGAGAGAAAGAATGCTCAGATAATAAAGAAATTATCAGCGGAACTCGGAGCTGCTCAAGATTTCAAAGATACTGAG ATCTCACGGCAAAATGAAGAGATTCGTCGTCTAAAGTCAGATTTGAACCAGATTGAAAAACTGAATGATGATTTCATACGCCGTACAAAGACCGAGGCTGAGAAACAGCAGCAAGTCGACACCAAGAATTGGGCGGGAAAACAAGACAAACTAACGGCAGACTTACAGTCACTTAAAGCTCAACTTTCTGCAAGCATCACGGACCACAGAGAAAAAGAACTCACACTCAGAAAG AGAAAATTCAAAATTGAAACAGAACTAGAGAACTGGATTCTGAAGTACGACACTGACGTGGGTGATCGACAG CTTGAGTTTGAAGATGCAGACGCTATTTACACCGAAGAGAAGGCTCGACTGAACGAGATTGAAGAGCGCTTCACCACCTTAGAGGCAGAGTACCTCCTTATCATTGAAGAACATGACACAGCTCGTAAGATCAAAGAGATTAAACTACTAGAATTTGCAAGACATGATGCAGCTACTAAATTCCAGAGACTTTGGAAAGATTACAGACGTCGCAAAGCTCAAGCTCTCAAGGCTAAGAAGAAGAAAGGCAAGAAGAAAGGGGCAGATAAGAAGAAATAG
- the LOC139939150 gene encoding dynein regulatory complex protein 10-like, with translation MALAFADIAVMETVRLLDKVRADGPKGKPEIISQEPLQFKPVHKVKSKETKQPKTDPLRVLDPGRKKLTTVESQRVLAVLDDSIKRIEVVTLLPYVTENLERFTAVLGAELVTAIQEHTNMKNSYNDTYNQLMELNNPQRLSTSQSSKRSLASSQRSAEDSRASSRQSSGINENNEGIEDTERILSEEEEQLFETFHVLKKQMGFSTRNILRLLSLNPAAVNAVRAERQSRDQESSNLITYMNELRGFILERLLTTPLEEKEKTDYLMHITIRERKNSQIIKKLSAELQAAEEEKDAEISKRNEEIRRLKADLNQIEKFSEEHIRRTKSESEKQQQADTKNSEGKQGKLQADLQALKTQLATNTTEHRESELALRKRKYKIETEVENWIQKFDTDMGERQDEYEDLDTVYTEEKAQLNELEERFTTLETEYVTIMEEKKIAQEKKEREERELALMIKGATVIQAFWRSYKCRKALKSKKKKGKKGKKGKKGKKK, from the exons ATGGCGTTGGCATTTGCGGATATTGCTGTAATGGAGACAGTTCGTCTTCTCGACAAAGTCAGAGCAGATGGACCCAAAGGAAAACCAGAGATCATTTCCCAAGAACCTCTCCAGTTCAAACCAGTACACAAAGTGAAATCCAAAGAAACCAAACAACCAAAGACAGATCCACTGCGAGTATTGGACCCCGGCCGCAAGAAGCTGACCACTGTGGAGTCACAGCGTGTTCTGGCCGTACTGGATGACAGTATTAAACGCATTGAAGTGGTAACATTGCTTCCATATGTTACTGAGAACCTAGAAAGGTTTACTGCCGTGCTTGGTGCTGAATTGGTGACAGCAATACAAGAACATACGAACATGAAGAACTCTTACAACGATACCTATAATCAGTTGATGGAATTGAATAATCCACAACGATTATCAACATCACAGTCAAGTAAACGATCGTTAGCGTCATCGCAGAGGAGTGCTGAGGATAGTCGAGCTTCATCCAGGCAAAGCAGTGGTATTAATGAGAACAATGAAGGAATTGAAGACACAGAAAGGATCCTCTCTgaagaagaagaacagttgTTTGAGACTTTTCACGTCTTGAAGAAACAGATGGGTTTCTCCACTCGTAACATCCTCCGTCTTCTGTCGCTGAACCCGGCTGCTGTGAACGCTGTTAGGGCTGAACGTCAAAGCAGAGATCAAGAATCCAGCAACCTGATTACATACATGAATGAGCTTCGAGGATTTATCTTAGAGCGATTGCTGACAACACCCCTTGAAGAGAAAGAGAAGACAGATTATTTGATGCACATCACGATCCGCGAGCGAAAGAATTCTCAAATAATAAAGAAACTCTCAGCAGAGCTCCAAGCCGCTGAGGAAGAGAAAGATGCAGAG ATCTCAAAACGGAATGAGGAAATTCGTCGTCTAAAAGCTGATTTAAACCAGATTGAGAAGTTCTCCGAGGAGCATATCCGCCGCACAAAGtctgaatctgagaaacagCAGCAAGCAGATACCAAGAACTCTGAGGGCAAACAAGGCAAGCTGCAAGCTGACTTACAGGCCCTCAAGACACAACTTGCTACCAATACAACAGAACATCGAGAGAGTGAACTAGCTCTAAGAAAG AGAAAGTACAAGATAGAGACAGAAGTGGAGAATTGGATTCAGAAATTCGACACAGACATGGGTGAACGGCAG GATGAGTATGAGGATCTGGACACTGTCTACACTGAAGAGAAAGCTCAACTGAATGAACTGGAAGAACGCTTTACCACCTTGGAGACTGAATACGTTACTATCATGGAGGAAAAGAAGATAGCTCAGGAGAAGAAAGAGCGAGAGGAACGGGAGCTGGCTTTGATGATCAAAGGAGCTACAGTCATTCAGGCATTCTGGAGATCTTATAAATGTCGTAAAGCTCTTAAGTCTAAGAAAAAGAAGGGAAAGAAAGGAAAGAAgggaaagaaaggaaaaaagaagTAA